In one window of Scyliorhinus canicula chromosome 17, sScyCan1.1, whole genome shotgun sequence DNA:
- the LOC119951826 gene encoding gastrula zinc finger protein XlCGF7.1-like, whose translation MVRCKITRTMEKPWKCEDCGKGFTYPHELERHQPSHTGERPFTCSQCEKGFTDIGGLRRHDRVHTGEKPFTCSDCGKEFTRLSILQRHQLVHTGERPFICTVCDKGFTQLSTLKRHQRSHTRERPFICTVCGKGFTQLPNLQRHQTVHTRERPFICTVCDKGFTQLFTLKRHQSAHTGERPFICTVCDKGFTQLSNLQTHQRLHTGEKPFICTVCDKGFAQLSGLRSHNVNHTNERPFKCSDCRRGFKSSQLLMSHQRVHSEERPFICSHCT comes from the coding sequence ATGGTGAGATGCAAGATCACCCggaccatggagaaaccatggaaatgtgaggattgtgggaagggtTTCACATACCCGCACGAGCTGGAAAGGCATCAacccagtcacactggagagaggccgttcacctgctctcagtgtgaaaagggattcactgacattGGCGGCCTGCGGAGACACgaccgagttcacactggggagaagccatttacctgTTCTGACTGTGGAAAggaattcactcggttatccatcctgcagagacaccagctagttcacactggggagaggccattcatctgcactgtgtgtgataaaggattcactcagttatccaccctgaaGAGACACCAGAGATCTCACActagggagaggccgttcatctgcacagtgtgtgggaagggattcactcagttacccaacctgcagagacaccagacagttcacaccagggagaggccattcatctgcactgtgtgtgataaaggatttactcagttattTACCCTGAAGAGACACCAGAGcgctcacaccggggagaggccattcatctgcactgtgtgtgataagggattcactcagttatccaacctgcagacacaccagcgacttcacactggggagaagccattcatctgcactgtgtgtgataagggatttgCTCAATTATCCGGCCTGCGTAGCCACAATGTCAatcacaccaatgagagaccctttaaatgctctgactgcagGAGGGGTTTCAAAAGCTCACAGTTACTAATGTCCCACCAGCGCGTTCActctgaggagagaccgttcatctgctctcactGCACATAG